The Gemmatimonas sp. sequence GCGTATCAGGAGCCCTTGGCAGGACGGCTCGCCGGGCTACGACCCGCCACGACGACCACGCCGACGGTGCAAGCGGTGTTCTGCATCGACGTGCGCTCAGAGGTCATTCGCCGTGCGCTCGAGGCGGCGCAACCCACGACGCAGACGCTCGGCTTCGCCGGATTCTTCGGAATGCCGATCGCCTATCAGGCGGCTGAGGGCGTATCACGTCCGCAGCTACCCGGCCTGCTGTCGCCGGCCCTCGCGGTGGCCGACACCGGATCGGGTGTCTCTACGGTGCGGCTTCAGCGGAGCGAGCAGGCGACGCTTGCGGGCGCATGGAAGTCGTTTACCGGCAGCGCGGCGTCGACGTTTACCTCGGTGGAAGCCACGGGACTCGGCGCCGCGGTGTCGCTCGTGCGAATGACCTTCGCCCCAACGGCCCCAACGCTCGACGCGCTGCGCGATACCCTCGCCACGAGGGGCAGTACGATCTCCCCGCGACTCGGTGCATTCATCGCGGACGGCCACGTGCCGACGCTCGACGAACGCACACAGCTCGCGGCGGGTGCGCTACGCGGGATGAGCCTCACGCGCGACTTTGCGCGCGTGGTGGCGCTGGTGGGTCATGGTGCGGCGACGTGCAACAATCCTCAGGCGGCTGGACTCGCGTGCGGCGCGTGCGGTGGACAGAGCGGCGAAGTCAACGCGCGGGTTGCCGCCGCCCTCTTGAATGATCGTGAGGTACGCGACGCGCTGATCGCACACGGTATCTCCATTCCGAGTACGACGCACTTCGTGCCTGCGTTGCACGACACGGTGACGGACACGGTGTCCCTGTTTGATCTGGCCGACGTGCCCGTGACGCACCGCGACGACGTGGTCGGCTTCGAACGCGCTCTTGCCGAGGCTGGCCGGCTGGCGCGCCGCGAGCGCGCCGATCGGCTGGGGCTCGCGAACGCCGATGACGAACGTCTGCTCGGTGCGCTCCGTCGTCGCGGGGCCGACTGGTCGGAGGTGCGTCCGGAATGGGGGCTCGCACGCAACGCGGCGTTCGTCGTCGCGCCGCGCGAGCGCACACGCGGGCTGGTGTTGGACGGACGCTCGTTCCTGCACGAGTATCGGTGGCAAGACGATCCGGAGTGTGCGGTGCTCACGCTCATTCTCACGGCACCGATGGTGGTGACCAACTGGATCAATCTGCAGTACTACGCGTCCACCGTCGATCCGGAGCGGTACGGCAGTGGCGACAAGGTGCTGCACAACGTGGTGGGCGGCAACGTGGGCGTCGTCGAGGGTGCAGGGGGCGATCTTCGTATCGGCCTGGCGCTGCAGTCGGTGCACGATGGAGCCGACTGGGTGCACGAACCGCTGCGCCTCTCGGTGTTCGTCGAGGCGCCGGCCGCCGCGATCGATGGCATCATCAACGCGCACGCGGTGGTGCGTCAACTGGTCACGAACGGATGGTTACATCTATCACGCATTGATCCGTTCGACGGACAGATCTACGCGCGCCGCGCGCAGGACTGGCAGCTGGTGCGTGGGCGCGCGTGATCGATCGTGAGTGAAC is a genomic window containing:
- a CDS encoding DUF2309 domain-containing protein; this translates as MSDTLSDRVMRAVETACARIAPAWPLDRLIAVNPWWGYVHRPIDEAAAELAALSGARLTMPRSWFRARYASGALTDAHLVRALELLGSSLSLNDVRGALQTDAPTWPVCQLVTDLVDATRETQRHAAWRDFVVEHVSHACGAWFGDGQAAWSADRDGGLFGLWSDMGQRDAGVRLLMGLRGFRRALAELPQDPQRLIACAVDELAVPPELQAAYFTALLQSVSGWAAACAFQRWEARLVGRDDEQIVHLLATRLAWELVLYRTSGAPTLAKRWADARRDWVGLADAVRAAQSVDWVLQRAIELAYQEPLAGRLAGLRPATTTTPTVQAVFCIDVRSEVIRRALEAAQPTTQTLGFAGFFGMPIAYQAAEGVSRPQLPGLLSPALAVADTGSGVSTVRLQRSEQATLAGAWKSFTGSAASTFTSVEATGLGAAVSLVRMTFAPTAPTLDALRDTLATRGSTISPRLGAFIADGHVPTLDERTQLAAGALRGMSLTRDFARVVALVGHGAATCNNPQAAGLACGACGGQSGEVNARVAAALLNDREVRDALIAHGISIPSTTHFVPALHDTVTDTVSLFDLADVPVTHRDDVVGFERALAEAGRLARRERADRLGLANADDERLLGALRRRGADWSEVRPEWGLARNAAFVVAPRERTRGLVLDGRSFLHEYRWQDDPECAVLTLILTAPMVVTNWINLQYYASTVDPERYGSGDKVLHNVVGGNVGVVEGAGGDLRIGLALQSVHDGADWVHEPLRLSVFVEAPAAAIDGIINAHAVVRQLVTNGWLHLSRIDPFDGQIYARRAQDWQLVRGRA